The Arachis ipaensis cultivar K30076 chromosome B07, Araip1.1, whole genome shotgun sequence genomic interval ACTCAacgttgtcctgccgttagggatccgttaacagaattgagggggaacaaaattgagacgattttagaacgttagggacttaaataggacgaaaacgttggggaaaaaaatgatacataaaaataaaatttaattttatccttcaataatatcaattttttacaatacatagtattcaattattttttaatcatatctaagtaaattacacttaatcgtattactttcattttaaataaattatttttttataattttacttgtAAAGATTTTTAATTATCATGAAATGTTTATAGAATGCCTAGTATataaatttatagaaaaaaatatatatacaataaaatataaattataccttttgtctctaatgtatcaaaattctttaaaattataaaaaaataaatttatttaaaataaaagtaatgtgattaattgtaatttatttagatgtaattaaaaaataattgaatactatatacagtaaaaaattaatattattgaaagataaaattaaattaaaatttatttttatgtatcgtttttgtccctaacgttttcgtcaTATTTAactccctaacgtttcaaaatcgtctcaattttgtcccgcagtcaattttgttaacggatccctaacggcaggacaacattgagtcaattttaaaacgttagggatttaaataggacgattgaaatgttagggataactttgggacttaccccaaacgcttaggacaaaaacgatactttactcaacttatatacaaattaaaacaaTCAAATAAAAGAATAATGTTNNNNNNNNNNNNNNNNNNNNNNNNNNNNNNNNNNNNNNNNNNNNNNNNNNNNNNNNNNNNNNNNNNNNNNNNNNNNNNNNNNNNNNNNNNNNNNNNNNNNNNNNNNNNNNNNNNNNNNNNNNNNNNNNNNNNNNNNNNNNNNNNNNNNNNNNNNNNNNNNNNNNNNNNNNNNNNNNNNNNNNNNNNNNNNNNNNNNNNNNNNNNNNNNNNNNNNNNNNNNNNNNNNNNNNNNNNNNNNNNNNNNNNNNNNNNNNNNNNNNNNNNNNNNNNNNNNNNNNNNNNNNNNNNNNNNNNNNNNNNNNNNNNNNNNNNNNNNNNNNNNNNNNNNNNNNNNNNNNNNNNNNNNNNNNNNNNNNNNNNNNNNNNNNNNNNNNNNNNNNNNNNNNNNNNNNNNNNNNNNNNNNNNNNNNNNNNNNNNNNNNNNNNNNNNNNNNNNNNNNNNNNNNNNNNNNNNNNNNNNNNNNNNNNNNNNNNNTATATTCTCCACATCTAAAATAAACATATCATATTTTAACATGATTGTAAAATACCATGTTCtgcacaatataaaaaataaaaagtgctcctaaatttagttagattttaatattttttttaaataaaacaaaaaataaaatgtaaataaaaagAACAACGAATTCAGAGTATTCAACCGCCTAAGTAGGAATGTGAGATTGGATTCTCACAATTTTATCGGATCAGGCCAACAATTTGCACAATACTGCACCCAAAGCAAagctgagagagagagagagagagagaacaaaaagaagaaagtgtGGTTGTTCGTAGCGTGGGTGGCTCTTTAATTTGGGGGCGTGAGCAGCAGCAGCACCCAGTACACTCACTCCCTTAAACCTGTCACTCTTACTCTGTCACTGTCACATTAATCCCTCAGCACCACccactctctctttctctttttctttgctccCAAATCCCCATGACACTCAGACATTCCATTTTTCATTGTCCTTTCTAATTCTATCCCACTTTCATTAACCTAGTTTTCAATACcccaatttctttctttttttgttcttTGTCTCCCATTAACCAGTAATGTTGAGGATCCCGGACAACAACAACACCAATAGAAGGAACAACCTTGAAACTACCAGGAATCGCAGAGACGACAATGAATCTTCCTTGTTCGGTGGCGTTCCCAATAACACCTCGCCGCCATTGATGAACCTTCGCCCCGACCACGTTGCCGTCGGCTCACCTCTCACCAACAGAGCCCCTTtcaccaccaccaacaacaacaacGCCGCCGCCTCTCGTTTCTCGGCCGCAGACGGTGGCCCTGTCGGCAGTTCTCCTTATCCAGCTCAGTATCGCGGCGACCACTGTCTCTGGATGGACACCGATCAGGCGTCGGGATTCCACGTGGCAAACACCACCTTCGGCGCCGACAAATGGGTCGACGATctgggaggaggaggaggaaacgCACTGGCCAACAACTTCTCAAGAATGAGCATCGTCGAAAACGGAACCACCAAAAGCAGAAGCCCATACGACGTCGTGGAGGcttacagcaacaacaacaacgcaTGCTCCATTGATTCCAATAACCTCCCTTTCTTCGATGAAACAACACCGCCGCCATTCTGCAACAACGCTGCTGGGGTTCCCGTATCGGTGACCCCAGGTTTTGTTCCCAAAGGTTACGCTTTTGAAGCTTCTCCAATGGCTCCGCAGCATCATGATCACCATGTGTACCATCACCATCATCACATCATGGACCAGAGGATGATGAAACAGGCTACAAGTGATAACAACCTTCATCAGTTGCAGCAGAAGCCGCAGCAGCAGCCGCCGCCAACACCGGCTTTCGTAAACCCTTACGTTTGTGACCGTTTCGTTGGGTCTCATCAGCAGCATTTCGGCGTCGAGTGTGAACCTCCCAATGGATGGGGCGGCGGCGTCAAGAACCCCTTCAGATTCTCTCAGATAATGCACCCTAGGCTCCCAGCGAATGCGCCCAGGGATATGGCGGCAATGGCAGTTGCTGCTGCCGCCGCCGCCGCTAACAGCGGTGAGTTTCCTCAGTGTATTTCTCCGATGAGAAATGGTGGTGACCGTGCTGCCTTTAGATGCGATAACAGCGTCATTATCCAAGGAAGAGAAATGGTAAAACCCTGCGTGGAAAGCACTGGTTACGGTGGTTCCGTAAGAGGTTTCAAGAAGGGTCACGGTCAAGGACAGGTTCCATGCGATgagcttcatcatcatcatcatcatcataataatggccaaggtggtggtggtggtggtggaaacaacaacaataacaccaacaacaacaatggcGGTTTCGTGAGGGATCCATCGTCGGTGCCATTGATGCTGGATTTCTATAACCTAGCTGAGGCGCAGGGTTACGTGTACAACATGGCGAAGGACCAGAACGGTTGCAGGTTTTTGCAGAGGATGGTTGAAGAAGGCACCTTTGAGGATGTAAGGGTGGTTTTTGAAGGGATCGTTGAGAATGTTGTGGAGCTCATGATGGACCCTTTTGGTAACTACCTTGTTCAGAAGCTTCTAGATGTTTGCAATGAAGATCAAAGGTTGCAAATTGTTCTCATGCTCACTAAAGAACAAGGCCAGCTTGTCCGAATCTCCTTGAATACCCACGGGTACGTACAACCTAGACCTTTTAGCTTCCAATGACTCACTTAATTAACAACATTTGAGTCCAAAAAATGTTTTCATGCATTTCATATGTTTAAAGcttaaagtttttatttttctatcaaaAACTTCATATTTTACGGATTCTTAAAAGTGCTTTTTGGTTAGTAATTAGTAAAAGCAGTTGTTGTTTTATGATCTTTAGTAATCCAGTGTTCTAAGACTGAGAAAAACATGCATAACTATTTCTAGCTAAACACACTTGTTAATTATTGTTCTAATGAAGAAAAGTtctcaaatttttatctaatgaaCACTTATTAGCAGTTTATACATCAAAACTTTTTCTAATGAAAAACTTTAACAAGTCCTGTAAAGGCATTGGGTAACAACTTTTTTATACTATACACTATGGGGTAAGATGTGTTTGCTGTTCAAAAATGTTTTTTTAGACTCAAAACTTTGATATTCATTTGGACACTCTTCTCATCGAATAATGGAGAAAGTGTATATGTAGTGAAGAATTAATATGATTCAAAATTTGAtgtatgttgaaaaaaaaaacccaacTTTTCCGAAATACTCTacattgtttttgttcttgtggTTCACTGAGGTGAATTTATTGTGCAACTTTTGGCAGTACGCGCGTGGTGCAGAAGCTGATTGAGACCCTCAACTCAGCGAAGCAAATTTCATTGGTGAAGGGTGCAATTCAACCAGGTTTCCTTGACCTTATTAAGGATCTCAATGGAAACCATGTCATACAACGTTGCCTGCAATGTCTTAGCTGTCAAGATAATGAGGtactattatatataaaatactaataattttctcttttatataaGTGTTTACTGTTAACCAATTTTATCCATTACATTTGTGCATTCTTCTTGTGTACTTAATTCAATATCGTTTGATTTCATATGAGAATGAGACATTAAATTTGACTATGTAGCCTCCAAGCAAATGTTGTGAATGAATGTACTATTCATTCAGATTGAAATGATTCCCAAGTGATAATAATAATTCATGGCATCAAAATTGGTAATGAAAATAGGCTTTTAGGGATTTTCTGTCCTCATGttaataaaaatgttatttttaggAAAAAAATTGATATCATCATAAGCTTTGTCTTTGGGTTAAGAGAATTTTCTCAGAAAATGTTTAAAGGAAAGATTATAATATACATcgaaatattattaaaaaaatagcataaaTAACAATACTCTTTTTGTCATTGTTTCCGTGGTAATATCATCATAAAACTATTATTTTTCTAACCTTTTACTCATGCATGCCAAAATCATAACTCATATATGCTTTTGGAGTGCATTATTCCCATAAATGCAGAAACCTAACATTTGATTATGTAATAATTTAGTTTCGCCGAATATAATCTCAATTTTATTCAGTGTCACATGATGATTGCCATCAGTTTGAATCTTCATAGAAATCAACAACCTGGCACAACTTCACATGGAATTCAAACCATGGATGCATGCAAGCAAGTTATACAAACAAACttgttttaatttaatattaatttaccACTTCAACATGTTTGGTACCAGCATTATTGTCACTAGTTTTACATATCAATATTAAGTTTGTAGGATTTTTAAACACAACTTTTATGTTTGTTTTCCTTTGAAACTTATTGACGAAATTGCTTTTTATATTGTTCATCTTTATTGTTGTTTTTGTGGCAGTTTATTTTTGAAGCTGGTGTAAAGTTTTGTGTTGACATAGCTACTCATCGACATGGATGCTGTGTACTACAACGTTGCATTGATTATTCCGTTGGAAAACATCGTGAGAGGCTGGTCGCAGAAATTTGCAAGCATGGTCTTCTCCTCGCTCAGGATCCATTTGGGTNNNNNNNNNNNNNNNNNNNNNNNNNNNNNNNNGGTAACTTGTTCCAATGATTTTATACATGGTGCAACATGTTTCGTGTTCAATAGTTCTCCGTGCCTATTTGTCTTAAACACATTCATGGTTTTTTCAATTTCGTGTTTAATAAAGACATTCTCTATTCTTCTATAATTTTGCATGCATGCATTAAATGCTTGATGGAAATTTTCAATCTGTAAAGTAAGTGTCTTTTTCCAATCCAATCAATTTTGCTTTGCCACATGAAAAGCACCAAGGTTTGAGAAGTTTTGTCCTTAGTTTCAAAATGGCAAATCATGATTTTCTGTATGACTGGAAAAGACATGATTTGGGAACAGCATTTTCTATTACTATTAGTCACCGAATATTAGTGACAGTGATTTGATGATTTAAAAGACAAATGTTTGTATATTTTATGTATGGCAGAAACTATGTTGTTCAGTATATTATAGAGATAGAGAACCCAACTGCCTCAACGAAATTGATGTCTCAGCTGAAAGGGAATTTTGTGAACCTGTCTACACAAAAATTCAGCAGCCATGTGGTTGAGAAATGCCTCAAGCATGTTGCAGATAGCAGGTCCAGAATTGTCCGTGAATTGCTCTCTACACCCCACTTTGAGCAGTTATTGCAAGACCCTTATGCCAACTACGTCATTCAATCTGCTCTTGCATATACCAAGGTTTGACAAACCAAACTCATCTTATGACTTAATCATTTAGAATGAAGAAAAGGTGCTTTCTTTTTAACATTAATTATTTGGGCATATTCAATTGGGTGTTGTGATACTCTTGATCCATGATCATTTGTGTAGTTTATGATGATTAATTATATGTATAGGGTGCACTTCATGTATCATTGGTGGAAGCAGTTAGGCCTTACAAGATCTTGCGCACTAGTCCATACTGCAAGAGGATATTCTCTGGAAGCCTACTTAAGAAGTGAGCCATGATGATGATCATGTTTACCTATCTGCAGTGATGACACAATTATATGTTGTTGTTCTCAAATAATTCCCCTCTAATTAGAAGAACTCCTTTCTTGCTGTTCTTGTTTTTCTATGTtgattagtgtattttgtgtctgtTATGTTGGCAAGTGAATTACCAAGCCTACCCCTTCATCCCTTCTTTGAAGGGTGATGGATGCTATGTGCTTTAGGTGATTCAGGTCCATCTTATCTTGTCTTTGTATTATTCTTATGTTGTCTTATGTGTTGTCTGTGATGTGTACGTATGCTTCATGCTATGGTCTCTACTGTTGAAGCTGCTTCCTAGGATCATGTACATTTTCTGGATTTTCTCCTTTTGTTTCTGGAGACTATGTTGTTTCGACTTTTGCTCCTGTCTTTTTCAATAATTGACACTTTAATTTGCTGCCATATATGCTTTTTGTTGCCTTCAATCATGATTCAAATTTCCAAGTTGATGTGCACAATTGCTCGTGTTACTAGCTACCGTTAGTACCaaagattaaaatttttttgtaatatataTTTACTCTTAATTTTATTTGACTATCAATTACATATATGCTCGtttgccactttttttttttttttaatataaaaacattttataaaaaaatcaaatccatCGTCGAAAGCAGTCTAACAAATTGTGTATTGGTGGCAAGAATAAATTTTTGTTGTATTATAATTTCTGAAAAGTGGAATTCGATGGTGATTTTGCAGCTACAATTTTTTATAGAAAAAAGATTGCATTATGAATTACCtatgtaaaattatttatatacctCACTCAACCGTTTTCAATCTTTTAGAATGATCATTTATGACGTGTATTAAAATTTTGATGAATGAAATATTCAAATTTTCCATTTTCAATTGACCATGCTTTCTTATTCAAAATTTCATTTCTTATTCAAAATTGCTTTCTCCTCCTTTAGTAGACGTATTCCCAATATCACATCGCAGCTCTCCTAGCACATGCTTAACCGAAGCATGTAAAATTTAAGGTAAAAACTCAGGTGAACTCGACTTCACATGAAATTGATACTCGAAAGTCGTGAattcgacttcacgtgaagttgatacccgAAAGCCGTTAGATAAAagtttagtcaaatcagtcaaatcatttaacggttctcagatatcaacttcacgtgaagtcgactgcaacTGAGTTTTCACCAAAATTTAAATAGTTAGATTAAGTCATAATGTAGAAACTTTCAATACACTTATCTTGTTACTAATGAATAATGAAACAACTTGTATCAAAACCCAATCATCGACCTGTCTTGTACGGATATCCTTCCATTTGAATAGAATTATAGAACTATATCAAAATAGATttatagaaaatatatatatataatttaaatttgaacAAGCAATGGAATTAGTGATCAAATAGTGAATGTACTCTCAATCTATTTGGTTGCTTATTCTATATGCTCGTGTAAATTATTTTATGCTACGTTTGGTTCACGTGTCTCTATAGAGGATTCAACTATGTAGAAATTTTCAACACAAATAATAACACTATTATATCTTATCCGAGAGTAAGCTGGTATTTAATTAAGGGGGATGGTTGAATTATATTATGGTCTACACCTTCTATTGCGTCTAAAGAACAATAatagcaacaaaatcaataaaagtACATACTATATAGCTGGCGGCCATTAACGAAAATgtattctctcaattttttttagtaattaaaaaaataaaatataatcttTATTTCGTGTCTCTATTCAACTATGTAGAAATTTTCAACACAAATAATAACACTATTATATCTTATCCGAGAGTAAGCTGGTATTTAATTAAGGGGGATGGTTGAATTATATTATGGTCTACACCTTCTATTGCGTCTAAAGAACAAAGAacgcaacaaaatcaataaaagtACATACTATATAGCTGGCGGCCATTAACGAAAATgtattctctcaattttttttagtaattaaaaaaataaaatataatctttattttttaaaattttttatattttttaaattaataataaaaatttatattttatttttttaattattaaaaaaattaaaaaacccNNNNNNNNNNNNNNNNNNNNNNNNNNNNNNNNNNNNNNNNNNNNNNNNNNNNNNNNNNNNNNNNNNNNNNNNNNNNNNNNNNNNNNNNNNNNNNNNNNNNNNNNNNNNNNNNNNNNNNNNNNNNNNNNNNNNNNNNNNNNNNNNNNNNNNNNNNNNNNNNNNNNNNNNNNNNNNNNNNNNNNNNNNNNNNNNNNNNNNNNNNNNNNNNNNNNNNNNNNNNNNNNNNNNNNNNNNNNNNNNNNNNNNNNNNNNNNNNNNNNNNNNNNNNNNNNNNNNNNNNNNNNNNNNNNNNNNNNNNNNNNNNNNNNNNNNNNNNNNNNNNNNNNNNNNNNNNNNNNNNNNNNNNNNNNNNNNNNNNNNNNNNNNNNNNNNNNNNNNNNNNNNNNNNNNNNNNNNNNNNNNNNNNNNNNNNNNNNNNNNNNNNNNNNNNNNNNNNNNNNNNNNNNNNNNNNNNNNNNNNNNNNNNNNNNNNNNNNNNNNNNNNNNNNNNNNNNNNNNNNNNNNNNNNNNNNNNNNNNNNNNNNNNNNNNNNNNNNNNNNNNNNNNNNNNNNNNNNNNNNNNNNNNNNNNNNNNNNNNNNNNNNNNNNNNNNNNNNNNNNNNNNNNNNNNNNNNNNNNNNNNNNNNNNNNNNNNNNNNNNNNNNNNNNNNNNNNNNNNNNNNNNNNNNNNNNNNNNNNNNNNNNNNNNNNNNNNNNNNNNNNNNNNNNNNNNNNNNNNNNNNNNNNNNNNNNNNNNNNNNNNNNNNNNNNNNNNNNNNNNNNNNNNNNNNNNNNNNNNNNNNNNNNNNNNNNNNNNNNNNNNNNNNNNNNNNNNNNNNNNNNNNNNNNNNNNNNNNNNNNNNNNNNNNNNNNNNNNNNNNNNNNNNNNNNNNNNNNNNNNNNNNNNNNNNNNNNNNNNNNNNNNNNNNNNNNNNNNNNNNNNNNNNNNNNNNNNNNNNNNNNNNNNNNNNNNNNNNNNNNNNNNNNNNNNNNNNNNNNNNNNNNNNNNNNNNNNNNNNNNNNNNNNNNNNNNNNNNNNNNNNNNNNNNNNNNNNNNNNNNNNNNNNNNNNNNNNNNNNNNNNNNNNNNNNNNNNNNNNNNNNNNNNNNNNNNNNNNNNNNNNNNNNNNNNNNNNNNNNNNNNNNNNNNNNNNNNNNNNNNNNNNNNNNNNNNNNNNNNNNNNNNNNNNNNNNNNNNNNNNNNNNNNNNNNNNNNNNNNNNNNNNNNNNNNNNNNNNNNNNNNNNNNNNNNNNNNNNNNNNNNNNNNNNNNNNNNNNNNNNNNNNNNNNNNNNNNNNNNNNNNNNNNNNNNNNNNNNNNNNNNNNNNNNNNNNNNNNNNNNNNNNNNNNNNNNNNNNNNNNNNNNNNNNNNNNNNNNNNNNNNNN includes:
- the LOC107608433 gene encoding pumilio homolog 5, with the translated sequence MLRIPDNNNTNRRNNLETTRNRRDDNESSLFGGVPNNTSPPLMNLRPDHVAVGSPLTNRAPFTTTNNNNAAASRFSAADGGPVGSSPYPAQYRGDHCLWMDTDQASGFHVANTTFGADKWVDDLGGGGGNALANNFSRMSIVENGTTKSRSPYDVVEAYSNNNNACSIDSNNLPFFDETTPPPFCNNAAGVPVSVTPGFVPKGYAFEASPMAPQHHDHHVYHHHHHIMDQRMMKQATSDNNLHQLQQKPQQQPPPTPAFVNPYVCDRFVGSHQQHFGVECEPPNGWGGGVKNPFRFSQIMHPRLPANAPRDMAAMAVAAAAAAANSGEFPQCISPMRNGGDRAAFRCDNSVIIQGREMVKPCVESTGYGGSVRGFKKGHGQGQVPCDELHHHHHHHNNGQGGGGGGGNNNNNTNNNNGGFVRDPSSVPLMLDFYNLAEAQGYVYNMAKDQNGCRFLQRMVEEGTFEDVRVVFEGIVENVVELMMDPFGNYLVQKLLDVCNEDQRLQIVLMLTKEQGQLVRISLNTHGTRVVQKLIETLNSAKQISLVKGAIQPGFLDLIKDLNGNHVIQRCLQCLSCQDNEFIFEAGVKFCVDIATHRHGCCVLQRCIDYSVGKHRERLVAEICKHGLLLAQDPFGNYVVQYIIEIENPTASTKLMSQLKGNFVNLSTQKFSSHVVEKCLKHVADSRSRIVRELLSTPHFEQLLQDPYANYVIQSALAYTKGALHVSLVEAVRPYKILRTSPYCKRIFSGSLLKK